Proteins encoded together in one Lathyrus oleraceus cultivar Zhongwan6 chromosome 5, CAAS_Psat_ZW6_1.0, whole genome shotgun sequence window:
- the LOC127081680 gene encoding uncharacterized protein LOC127081680: protein MPTFKGRYDPDGAQTWLREFERIFRVMDFSKAQKVQFDMHMLAKEPDDWWINTCQVLNVATEVVTWAVFSKEFLRQYFPEDVRGKKEVEFLELKQGNLSVTVYASRCVELAKCHPHYSEITVEFSKLSIRECKDQSAYYKGLSERIGKQNLNNGKPYNTPADKDRQRDTDGKRPSGGGVPTHLKCYRCGHINTHCLNPKKASSDDRLIRGICYINNIPLIVIIDTGVTQYFFVTGCVKRLGLFVSFMSGEMVIKTLAKASVTTTSIFLNRPLLIFDKDFSIYLICLPLDNIEVTLGINWLEFNHVYINFYNKMVRFLTPGEEEEVGFLFTRKLEELLEEEARVFALFVTLSIKSQALVDELQVVRDFPEVFPDDISNVPPEREVEFSIEHVFGTKLVSMEPYKMSASELAELKKQLEDLLEEEICETKYVAFGSSDVVEEEHVEHLRVVFQVMKEKKLYVKLSKCEIWVKKVSFLGHVISGGGIARDPSKIDAVLQWEAPESVTEIRSFLGLAEEIRYEQREWLEFLKDYDFGLNCHPGKANVVADALGQNSLHMSAMMIDNDFLNNIKEGQKLDVKLVDLMVGSNQTESNDFKVDEQGVLRFRDKICILDKDELTKMNLVESHRSSLSIHPGATKIVALPPNFSNLHDVFHVSQLQKYFPDPSHVILMDDVEVKDNLTVEGLPIKIDDRELKLLKGKEIALMKVVWEVLPEEI, encoded by the exons ATGCCTACTTTCAAGGGTAGGTACGATCCTGATGGAGCGCAGACTTGGCTCAGGGAGTTTGAGAGGATTTTCAGAGTGATGGATTTCTCTaaagcacagaaggtgcagttcGATATGCATATGTTAGCTAAGGAACCTGATGACTGGTGGATCAACACTTGTCAGGTGTTGAATGTTGCAACTGAAGTCGTAACTTGGGCTGTGTTTAGTAAGGAATTTCTGAGACAGTACTTTCCTGAGGATGttcgtgggaagaaagaggttGAGTTTCTGGAGCTGAAGCAGGGTAACTTGTCAGTTACTGTGTATGCTTCAAGATGTGTGGAACTTGCTAAGTGTCATCCTCATTACAGTGAGATTACTGTTGAGTTCTCGAAGTTATCAATTCGAGAATG TAAGGATCAGTCGGCTTACTACAAGGGGCTGAGCGAGAGAATAGGAAAACAAAATTTGAATAATGGGAAGCCATATAATACTCCAGCTGATAAAGATAGACAAAGAGATACTGATGGTAAAAGGCCAAGTGGGGGAGGTGTTCCTACTCATCTTAAGTGTTATAGGTGCG GACATATCAACACCCATTGCCTGAATCCTAAGAAAGCTTCCAGTGATGACAGGTTGATCAGAGGTATATGTTATATCAATAATATTCCTTTAATTGTTATTATCGATACTGGTGTTACTCAATATTTTTTTGTTACTGGCTGTGTCAAAAGGCTAGGCCTTTTTGTGTCTTTTATGAGTGGAGAAATGGTTATCAAAACTCTTGCTAAAGCTTCGGTGACTACTACTTCAATTTTTTTGAATCGTCCTCTATTAATCTTTGATAAAGATTTTAGCATTTACCTTATTTGCTTGCCACTGGATAATATTGAAGTTACCTTAGGGATTAACTGGTTGGAGTTTAATCATGTTTATATCAATTTCTATAACAAGATGGTGCGGTTTCTTACTCCTggtgaggaggaagaagttggTTTCTTGTTTACTAGAAAGTTGGAGGAGCTTTTGGAAGAGGAAGCTCGGGTGTTTGCACTGTTCGTGACATTATCTATTAAGAGTCAGGCATTGGTTGATGAATTGCAGGTAGTACGGGATTTTCCAGAAGTGTTTCCAGATGACATTTCAAATGTACCGCCAGAGAGAGAGGTGGAGTTTTCTATTGAACATGTATTTGGTACCAAACTTGTTTCTATGGAACCATACAAGATGTCTGCATCAGAGTTAGCAGAGTTGAAGAAACAATTAGAAGATCTTCTAGAGGAAGAGATTTGTGAGACCAAATATGTCGCCTTTGGAAGCTCCGATGTTGTTG aagaagaacatgttgagcatttgcGAGTTGTGTTTCAAGtgatgaaggagaagaagctttATGTTAAGTTGTCGAAGTGTGAAATATGGGTGAAAAAGGTTAGCTTTCTTGGTCATGTTATTTCAGGTGGTGGTATTGCTAGGGATCCATCCAAAATAGACGCAGTTCTACAATGGGAGGCTCCGGAGTCGGTGACagagattagaagctttttgggcTTGGCTG aagAAATTAGATATGAACAACGCGAATGGTTGGAATTCTtaaaggattatgactttgggttgaattgTCATCCCGGTAAGGCAAATGTCGTGGCGGATGCTTTAGGTCAGAATTCTTTGCATATGTCTGCTATGATG ATCGACAATGATTTTCTTAATAACATTAAAGAGGGTCAGAAGTTGGATGTGAAGTTGGTGGATTTGATGGTTGGAAGTAATCAGACTGAAAGTAATGATTTCAAAGTGGATGAACAAGGTGTGTTGAGGTTCAGAGACAAAATTTGTATTCTTGACAAAGATGAGTTGACGAAGATGAATTTAGTAGAAAGTCATAGAAGtagcttgagtattcatccaggagctactaagAT AGTGGCATTGCCACCGAATTTTTCAAATCTACATGATGTGTTCCATGTTTCACAACTTCAGAAGTATTTTCCGGATCCTTCACATGTGATTCTGATGGATGATGTGGAGGTGAAGGATAACCTTACAGTGGAGGGTCTGCCTATAAAGATTGATGATCGAGAACTGAAACTGTTGAAAGGAAAAGAGATTGCTCTCATGAAGGTAGTGTGGGAGGTGTTGCCGGAGGAAATATGA